One genomic region from Cardiobacteriaceae bacterium TAE3-ERU3 encodes:
- the sufD gene encoding Fe-S cluster assembly protein SufD, with protein sequence MTQKLFTDKPALASHDLAEQAWQSWFDYGSLKRVEDWRWTPLHTLYGIERRIEAADYQVSVPEGVDESSEQGACAVWLKTADAPFAALNLAVLDDTLRITIPDDFNSDEPIAINIDQHRRTMQFSRVHIECGKSAKAALWLDAGVSKAGAQCPIIHLEVAEHAECDAVLWFNGAQDSAQIGHILVHQQAGATVRVNGIVHSGALARLDVSASLHGDEGHFAFGGVQCLKENEIGDYHIHVSHLAENCTSKQVVRGALDDESFGIFDGMIYVAHGAQKTDAEQDSRYILQSRSAKSHSVPRLEIYADDVQCAHGSTVGFLDPEALFYLQSRGIDKETAKKILILSFLHEAVVVEHEGISEALHKAISDLWLGEAAAEEISGEIDHA encoded by the coding sequence ATGACGCAAAAACTGTTTACAGATAAGCCCGCATTGGCAAGCCATGATCTTGCAGAACAAGCATGGCAATCATGGTTTGATTACGGCTCTCTCAAGCGCGTTGAAGATTGGCGCTGGACGCCATTACACACGCTATATGGAATAGAACGCCGCATTGAAGCAGCAGACTATCAGGTCAGCGTACCAGAAGGCGTTGATGAATCGAGTGAGCAGGGTGCTTGCGCTGTATGGCTGAAGACAGCTGACGCACCATTCGCAGCGCTCAACCTCGCAGTGCTTGATGATACATTGCGTATTACGATTCCTGATGACTTCAATAGTGATGAGCCAATCGCGATCAACATTGATCAGCACCGCCGTACGATGCAATTTTCGCGTGTACATATTGAATGCGGTAAATCGGCAAAAGCAGCATTATGGCTTGACGCTGGCGTGAGCAAAGCAGGCGCACAATGCCCGATAATCCATCTTGAAGTTGCCGAGCATGCCGAGTGCGATGCAGTGCTGTGGTTTAATGGTGCACAAGATAGCGCACAGATTGGCCATATTCTCGTGCATCAGCAGGCGGGCGCTACTGTCCGCGTTAATGGTATTGTGCACAGTGGTGCATTAGCTCGCCTTGATGTGAGTGCGAGTTTGCACGGTGATGAAGGGCACTTTGCCTTTGGTGGTGTGCAGTGTTTGAAAGAAAATGAAATTGGTGATTACCACATCCATGTTAGCCATTTAGCGGAGAACTGCACCAGTAAGCAAGTGGTTCGTGGTGCACTTGACGATGAGTCATTCGGTATTTTTGACGGCATGATTTATGTTGCACATGGTGCACAGAAGACTGATGCCGAGCAGGATAGTCGCTATATTTTGCAAAGCCGTAGTGCTAAGTCACACAGCGTACCACGCTTGGAAATTTATGCTGATGACGTGCAATGTGCACACGGCTCAACGGTCGGCTTCCTTGACCCCGAAGCATTGTTTTATCTGCAAAGCCGCGGTATTGACAAAGAAACGGCAAAAAAAATCTTGATTTTGAGTTTCTTACATGAAGCAGTTGTTGTTGAGCATGAAGGCATTTCCGAGGCACTGCACAAAGCAATTAGCGACTTATGGCTCGGTGAAGCTGCAGCCGAAGAAATCAGCGGTGAAATAGACCATGCTTGA